CGGGGCCGCTGGCGCCGGCGCCGAAGTTGTCGCGGATGGTGTCGAAGGTGCGGTAGGCGGTGGACTCCGGCGGCTCCTGGCTGCCGTCGGGCAGGCCCAGGCGCAGCTGCGGCGCCGGGATCGCCAGCGCGCCGGCGACGAGCACGACGCCGAGGATCGCCAGCCACGGCCGGCGCTGGACCCGGGCGGCCCAGCCGTGGGTCGCGTCGTTGTCGGCCTTGCGCTCGAGCCCGCGGCGCTGGCGGGCGGGCAGCACCCGGTCGCCGAGCACCGAGAGCAGCGCAGGGGTGAGGGTGACCGAGGCGAGCACGGCGACGGCGACCGTCCCGGCCGCGACGACGCCCATGACGCCGAGGAACTCGATGCCGGTGACCGACAGCGCCGCGAGGGCGATGATGACGGTGCCGCCGGCGAAGGTCACCGCGTTGCCTGCGGTGCCGGTGGCGAGGGCGATGGAGTCGCGCAGCGCCATGCCCTGGGCGAGCTGGACGCGGTGGCGGTTGATGATGAACAGCGCGTAGTCGATGCCGACGGCGAGCCCGAGCATGAGTGCGAGCACCGGGGAGACGCTGGTCATCTCGACGACGGCGCTGAGCGTGAGCGCGGCACCGAGGCCGACGGCGATGCCCGCGACGGCGTTGATCAGCGGCAGCCCGGCGGCGACGAGGGAGCCGAGCAGGACGAGCAGGACGACGGCCGCGACGACGACGCCGATCGCCTCGGCGGGGCCGACGAGGCTGGCGAGGTCGGTGGTGATCTCGGCGCTGTAGTCGATCTGGACGCCCGCGGGGGTGAGCTCGTCCCCGAGGCGCTGGACCTCCTCGGTGACCTCGGGGTCCAGGGAGCCGCCGGTGGAGTCGAAGCGGATCTGGGCCATGGCGACGGTGCCGTCCTCCGACACCTGGCGCACGCCGTCGGTGAGCTCGGAGAGGCGCTCGGCCTGGTCGAGCTGGGTCTGGGCGCCGGCGAGCTCCTCCTCCCCGGCCTCGAGCTCGGCGCGGCCGGCGGCCAGCTGCTCCTCGGCGGCGTCGAGCTCGGCCTGCGAGGCGGTGAGCTGCTGCTCCCCCGCAGCGAGCTGCTGCTCGGCCTGGGCGAGCGCGGCGGGCGGCAGCTGGGCCGCGGTGGCCTCGAGCTGCTCGCGCTGCGCCTCGAGCTCGGCGCGACCTGCCTCGAGCTGGGCGCGGCCGGCGGCCAGCTGCTCCTCGGCGGCGTCGAGCTCGGCGCGGCCGGCCTCGAGCCCCGCGCGGCCGGTCTCCAGCTCGGCGCGGCCCTGGGCGATCTGCTCGGGCGCGGTGTCGAGCTGCTCCTGGGTGACGAACGGGTCGGTGGCCTCGATGACGCCGTCGCTGGCGGTCCACTCCTCGACGAGCGCGGCGATCTCCGCGCGCTGCTCGTCGGTGAAGCCGTCCTCCGCGGTGAAGGTCACGGTGCCGATGCCGCCGGCGGACTCCGGGATCTCCTCCCGCAGCTGGTCCAGGACCTGCTGGAAGCGGCTGCCCTCGATGGTGAACTCGTCGCTCAGCGGGCGGCTGAGCGTCGCCGCGCCGGTGGCGACGAGCGCGATGAGGACGATCCAGGACACGATCGTCGCCCACCGGTGCTCGGCGGCCCATCGGCCGACGCGGTAGAGGAATGAGGCCACGGGGGTTCCTTCCGGGGTTGCGGGGTAGGAGGTCAGGTCGTGGGCCGACGCCAGCCGGCGTCGGCGTGGGCGAGGGCCCGTAGGAGCGCCTCGTTGAAGGAGGCGACGGCCTCGTCCGGGGCGAGGTCGGCGGCGGTGGGCAGCCAGGACCGCTGGACCACCTCGAAGAGCGCCATGACCGCGGCGGCGAGGGTGCGCACGCGCAGCTCGTCGTCGTCGCCGAGCCGCTCGCGCAGGACGCCGACGAGCCACTCCTCGTGATGCCGCCACACACGCAGGTGCAGCTCGCGGCCGCGGGCGGCGGGGACCGGTCCGGGTGGGGCCCAGTCGAGGAGGATCTCGGCGGGCACGGGCTGCTCGCGCAGCGCGGCGGCGATGGCGGTGAGTGGCTCCTCCTCCCCCGGGCGGGCGAGGAGCTCGGCGGCGATGCGCTGGAGCGGCTCGGCGAGCCCGGCGGCGACGACGCCCTCGATCCCGGGGAAGTAGTTGAAGAACGTCCGGCGCGAGACCCCGGCGCGGGCGGCGATCTCCTCCGCGGTCAGGTCCTCCAGGCCATGCTCGCGCGCGAGCTCGCGGGCGGCCTCGACGAGGGCCTGGCGGGTGCGCGCCTTGTTGAGCTCGCGGCGACCCGCGGGTTCGGACATAGCCGTCAGTCTCCGTTGGCTTCTGCACCGTGTGCAACTTTTAGCCAGGTGGCGCGGCACACACCGCTCACGCTTCCCCGGGCCGCCCCGGGCTGCTCGCTCGTCCTCCCGCTGGGACGATGGGTGCAGCGGGAGCGCGCCGCCCCCGCCCGACCGGACCGAGGGCACCATGACGCCGACCGCCGAGCAGCCCGAATCCTCCGGCGCGACGGCCCCGCCCGCCCACGCCCGCCCCGCCGAGGACGTCGTCGCGGCCCTCGGCACCGACCTGCGCACCGGGCTCACCCGGCAGGAGGCATTGGCCCGGCTCGAGGAGCACGGCCCGAACTCCCTGCCCGAGGGCGTGCGCGAGTCCGCGCTCAGCCGGCTGCTGCGCCAGTTCAAGGACCCGATGATCTACGTGCTGCTCGCGGCGGCGGTCCTCACCACCGTCCTCGGCGAGGTCGTCGACACGATCGTCATCCTCTCCGTCGTCGTCATCAACGCCGTCATCGGGTTCGTCCAGGAGGGCAAGGCCGAGGACGCGCTCGAGGGCATCCGCGAGATGCTCTCCCTCGACGCGCAGGTGCGGCGCGACGGCACGTGGCAGACCGCACCGGCCGAGGACCTCGTCCCCGGCGACGTCGTGCGCCTGTCCTCGGGCGACAAGGTGCCGGCCGACGTCCGTCTCACCGCCACCGCGAACCTCCGCGTCGAGGAGTCCGCGCTCACCGGGGAGTCGGTACCGGTGGACAAGGACCCCGACCCGGTCGCGGCGGACTCCGGCATCGGCGACCGCACGTCGATGGCCTTCTCGGGCACGGTCGTCGCGGCGGGCTCGGGCACCGGGGTCGTCACGGCCACCGGTGAGGACACCGAGATCGGGCACATCACGACGATGCTCGAGGACGTCGAGTCCCTCGAGACTCCGCTCACCCGCCAGATGACGTCCTTCGGCAAGAAGCTCTCCCTCGCCGTCGTCGTCCTCGCGCTCGTCATGTTCGGCCTCGGCGCCCTCCTGTACGACTACACGCTCGGGGAGCTCACCCTCTCGGCGATCGGGTTCGCCGTCGCCGCCATCCCCGAGGGCCTGCCCGCGGTCCTCACCATCACCCTGGCCCTGGGCGTGCAGCAGATGGCGCGCCGCAACGCGATCGTCCGGCGGATGGCCTCGGTGGAGACGCTCGGCTCGGTCACCGTCATCTGCACCGACAAGACCGGCACCCTCACCCGCAACGAGATGACCGTGCGCACCGTCGTCACCCCCGCTGGGCACTACGAGGTCACCGGGACGGGGTACGCGCCCGAGGGCGACATCCTGCACGCCGGCCGGCCGGTGAGCGCCGTCGAGCACGCCGACCTGCGCGCCCTCGCCGTCGTCGCGGCCCGCGCCAACGACTCGACGGTCGCGCGCCAGGACGGGCGGTGGCAGCTCTCGGGCGAGCCGACCGACGGCGGCGTGCGGACCTTCGCGCTCAAGGCGGGTGTCCGCGGGGACGAGGACGAGCGCGTCGCCGCCGTGCCCTTCGACTCCGCCTACAAGTACATGGCCACCCTCGACCACACGCCCGACGGTCTCGTCGTCCACGTCAAGGGCGCGCCGGACCGGCTGCTGGACCGCAGCGACAGCCAGTCGGCCGGCGAGGGCACCGCGCCGCTCGACCGCGCCTGGTGGGACCGGCAGGTCGACGAGCTCAGCGCCCAGGGACTGCGGGTCCTCGCCGCCGCCGCCCGTCGGGCCGAGCCCGGCGCCACCGCTGTGACCACGCAGGACGTCGACGCCGGCGGCCTCGTCTTCCTCGGCCTCTACGGCATCATCGACCCACCCCGCGAGGAGGCCGTCGAGGCCATCCGCGCCTGCCGCCAGGCGGGGATCCGGGTCAAGATGATCACGGGGGACCACGCGGGCACCGCGAGCGCCATCGCGCGCGAGATGGGCATCGGCGACGGCGCCCCCGCCGTCACCGGCGCGCGGCTGGAGAGCGCCTCGGACGAGGAGCTGCGCACGATCGCCGCGGAGCACGACGTCTTCGCCCGCACCAGCCCCGAGCACAAGCTCCGGCTCGTGCGCGCGCTCCAGGCCGACGGCGAGGTCGTGTCGATGACCGGCGACGGCGTCAACGACGCGCCGTCGCTCAAGCGGGCCGACGTCGGGGTCGCCATGGGGATCAAGGGCACCGAGGCGACGAAGGAGGCGGCCGACGTCGTCCTCGCCGACGACAACTTCGCCTCGATCGAGGCGGCCGTGGAGATGGGCCGCACGATCTACGACAACCTCCGCAAGGCGATCGTGTTCATCCTGCCGACCAACGGCGCCCAGGGCCTGGTCATCCTCGCCGCCGTCGTCCTCGGGCTCACGCTGCCCCTCACCCCGGTCCAGGTGCTGTGGGTCAACACGATCACCGCGGTCACCCTCGCGCTCGCGCTCGCCTTCGAGCCCTCGGAGTCCGACATCATGCACCGCCCGCCGCGCGCGCCGGGCGGCTCGATCCTCCCCCGCTCAGGGCTCGTGCGGATCGTCTACATCTCCCTCCTCATCGGCGGGGGGACGATCGCCGTCTTCCTCCTCGGCGAGGACTCCGGGAGCGGGCTGGCGGAGTCGCGGACCGTCGCGGTCAACACGCTCGTCGTCGGGCAGATCTTCTACCTGTTCGCCAGCCGCTTCAGCCGCACGACGAGCCTGCGCCGCGAGCTGTTCACCACCAACCCCGTCTCCTGGGTGTGCGTGGGCGTCATGCTGGCCCTGCAGCTGCTCTTCGTCTACACCCCCGCGATGAACACGGCCTTCGGCTCCACCTCGGTGGGGCTGGACGGGTGGCTCGTCCCGCTGGCCGTCGGGGTCGCCGTCCTCGCCGTGGTCGAGGTCGACAAGGCGCTGCGCCGCCGCTGACGCAGGTGCGCGTCAGGGGCCGCACGACCTCACGCGGCCCCTGACGCGGCCGGCCCCTCCAGCCGGCCTGCCGGCCCCTCCAGCCGGCACTGCCGTCACCTCGCGGCGTTGCGCTGACGGTGACGACGCCCCGGGTCGCGGGCGGGACCTGACGGTCCCGCCCGCGTGGACGCTGCAGCCCTCGGCTTCCACGGTGCCGACCACAAGCACCGGGCCTGCTCCACGGGCGTGCGCGTCCCGGTTCCCTGACGGTGGGGGCGGCGCCGTCAGGGAGTCTGCGGACCGGACCGGCGCGCCCGGCGCAGGGCCGCCGCACCGATCCCGACGAGGAGCGCGGCGCCGCCGAGGAGCAGGCCCACCTCCACGCCGGTCTGGCCCAGCTGTGCGGGGGGCCGGGTGGCAGGCGGCACGGCCGTCCCGTCCAAGTTCGCCGGCGGCGTCTGCTCCTCGTCCATGACGGCGGGCAGGGTGCCGCCGATCTCCAACAGCACGTCGAAGCTCGCCTCGCGGGGCGCGACGTTCGCCGTGTTGCCGGAGGTCGCGTCCACCGGCAGCTCGTAGCTCAGGGCGAGCGGCACCTCCTCCCCCTGGTCGAGGACGACCTCGAGGACCGGGGTCGTGCCCGCGGCGGCGAGCTCGGTGAAGGTCGCCTCCCCGTCCGGCCAGTGGAGGACGAGGTCGTCGTAGAAGCTGCCCTGGTCCTCCCCCGTCGCGTGGTGGGTGTCCGAGGACTCGGGGTCGAGCAGCTCGACGTCGACGACGCTCGCCCGCAGCACGCCCGCGGTCGGGCCGTCGTTGCGCACGACGACGGTGCGCGAGGCGCTGTCGCCGGGGACCGTGACGGGCTCGCCGAGGAAGCTCTCGCTCAGCACGCTCGCGTAGGTCTCCCCGTCCCACGACAGCTGGATCACGTCGTCGTAGGCCGCCTGCGCCGTCCCGGTGGTGGTGGCGGCGAGGAGGAGGGTCAGTGCCCCCGTGAGGCACGCTCGCTCGGCTCGTGTGTGGCTCATGGCTCCTGCCCTGGGCGGAAGGTGGTCGAGGTGAAGGAGAGGACGTGGTCGGGCTCGTCGGCCGGGTCGAGGTCGGCGACGACGGCGGCGTTCCAGTCGTCCTCGTCACTGACCTGCTCGGAGCCCGGCGCCACGGCGGTGACCGTCGCGGTGTTCGCGTACTCCCCGAGGGCGGGCGGCCCGTCGTACGAGGCGTAGACGCACCAGAACTCGCTCACGAGCTCGGTCGTGTAGGTCGCGGGGACCGGGGTGGAGGACAGCGGGCCTGGGGCCGGGACGGTGTCCGGGGACAGCGCCTCGGTGGTGCAGGCCGCGGCCGAGTCGACGCGGAAGACGTGGACCTCCGAGGCCCCGAGCACCCCCTCGCCCCAGCTCGCGGGCGGGGTCACGGTGTAGTGCAGCCCCTTGTTGCCCTGGCTCACGCTGTCGACCTGGACGGGGACGGCGACCTCACCGTCGCGCACGAGCGCGGCGGCGGCCTCGCTGCCGACGGTGAAGCGGGCGGTGCCCGACGGCGCGGCCACGGTGGCACCCGGGCTGCCGACGGCGAAGGACTGGTAGCCGGTGCTCACCACCCCGCCGACCTCGACGCTGTCGCGCCACAGGGCGAGGGAGGCCCCGCCGATCCCGACGGCTGCTCCGACGAGCCCGGCGGCAGCGACCGTGGCGGTCACTCGGCGACGTGTCGTGCTCATGACGTGAACCCCTCCCCGCTACGGGTCTGGTCGAGGGTGAGGACGATGTCCCCGAGGCGGGCGACCTGCGGCGCGGCGTCCGCGCCCACCCGGTCGGCCATCTCCTGCGCCAGCTCGATGGTCACCTCGATGGTGAACGTGTCGCTGCGCCCGTCGTCGTCGGCGTCGAGCCGGTCGAGCGCCGCTCGCGTCCCGACGGGGACGTCGGTGGCGAGCGCGGCTCCCCCGGCGTCGCGCACCGCGTAGGTCGCGGTGACGCCGGCGGGAAGCGAGGGAGCGTCCTCCCAGTCGACGCCGAGGAGGCCGGTGAGGTTGTCACCCTGGAGCTCGGTGGTGAAGTCCTGGGTCAGGGTCACCGAGTCGCCCGGGCGGGCGAGGAAGTCGGTGGGGTCGATCGGCCGCGGCGCGGTGGCGACGTCCGCCGAGGTCTCGAGCCACTCGGCCGTGCCGAGGAGCTCGATGTCGAGGTCACCGGCGGTGAGCTCGGCGGGCGAGGCGCCCTCGTCGGTGGACCAGAGCGCGACGGTTCCGCCGGCTCCGGCCACGCCCGCGAGGAGCGCGACGGCCACGACCGGCAGCGCCGTGCGCCGGATGGTGGGTGGGGGGTTCACGGTTCTTCCTTGGTGGTCGGTGTCGTGCCACGGCGGCGGTCGACAGGAGGGGCGGAGAGGGCGCGGTAGGCGCCGTAGCCGATGAGCAGGCACCCGGTGCCGGTGACGATCAGGCCCCGGTAGGGACCGACCGCGGTGGCGAGGTGCCCCAGGTAGGGCACGTGGTAGACGACGCGCCCCATGACCTGGTCGGCAACGATCGGGGCGTCGTCCGCCCCGTTGGCGTCCCCCCGCGTGACGTAGCGCGTCTCGCTGCCGAGCCGCACGCCGACCACGCGGTGGGTGACGAGGCTCGGGTCGCCGGAGACGGGCTGGAAGGTGACGACGTCGCCGACGTCGTAGGAGTCCTGCGGGACCGCGACGACGACGTCCCCCGGGGAGTACGTCGGCTCCATCGACCCGGACAGGACGGTGAGCGCCGCCCCGCCGAGGAGACGGGGAACGACGGCGACCGCGAGGGCGAGGACCAGCAGCCCGAGGAGGAGCACCGCGCCGGCGCCCCGCAGGACGGCCCGGCCGACGGAGGCGTCCGCCCGGTCGTGGCGGGCGACGGTGGCCGTGGTCTCCATGCTGCTCCTTCCTGGGTCGGGGGGACGGTGGGTGGGGGCCCGACGGCCCCCACCCGGCGGGTCAGGAGGCGTCGACGACGCCGGCGTCGCGGACCTGGTCGAGCGACACGGCGAGGCCGGCGAGGTCGGCCGCCGCCTTCGTCCGGACCTGCTCCGGGGTGCCCTCGTCGAACGTCGCGGTGACGACGACGGTGTACTGCGCCTCACCCGTGAGCTCGGCCGGCAGGACCGGCAGCGCGGGGTCCTTGGCGGAGTTGTCGGCGGAGACGAAGCGGACCTCGACCGTCTGCCCCGCGGCGATGTCCGTGACGTTGCCGACGGGTGCGCCGTCGGCGTCGACGAGGGAGTAGGTCACGCTCACCCCGTTCTCGGCGGCGATGAGCTCGCCCGACGCCTCACCGACGGCGAGCCCGAGCTCGGCGACCATGTTGTCGCCCTCGAGGGCCGCGTCGATGCCGTAGCGTCCCTCGATCGTGTCGCCCGGGACGATCCGGAAGGTCTCCATGTCGATGGCGTGGGGGCTGTCGGCACGGTCCGCCGAGACGTCCTGCCACTGCGGCGTCCCGACGAGCTCGACGTCGAGGGTGCCGGAGGTGATGGTGCCGCCGTCGACGGTGGCGCTGTCGCTCCACAGCGCGAAGGTCCCTCCACCCACGAGCAGTGCCGCTCCGGCCGCCCCCGCGACGAGTCCTGTCGTGGTCCTGCTGTTCATCAGTGTCCTCTCCTGTTTCCTCTCGTTCCCCCGTTGTGTTGTGGTCGTCCGCACGGCACCGCGCGCGGCTGCCGGGTCACGGCCTCGCCGAGACCGGGCCCGAGCCCGTGCAGACCATGTGCTCACCGACGCCGAGCCGTTGGCGCGGGCAGGTGACGGTGACGCCCTGGTCGTCGCTCACCCGGATGCCCTCCAGCGCCGTCCGACCGGTGTTGCGGACCGTGTAGGTCCAGGTGAGACGCGTGCCCTCGGACACCGTCGCCCCGGCCGGGAGCTCCTCGGCGCCGTCGAGTCCGTCGGCGGCGGGGGTGTCCCACGCCTGCTTGACGATCTCGATGCCGGGGACGAGCCGCTGCTTGTTGGTGAAGGTGCAGGCGATGTCGTCGCCGACCGCCGCCGGCACGCTCGTCCCGTCCCCCACGCGGACCGTCGTCAGAGGTACGCCGTTGGCGGTACACGCGAGTCCGGTGAGGCTCCACCCGTCGGCCCGCTGGTCCTGCGAGATGAGCTCCTCGAGCCGGACGGTGCTCGCGGCCGCGTCGGGACGGTCGAAGCTCACGATGTACTCCACCGTGCCCGCGGTGCCGGTGACCTCACCGCGCACCGGCGCGACGGCCGCTCCGCCCTGGGTGGAGGCGTCGAAGGTCCAGCCCGCGCCCGGTCCGGCGGTGCCGGCGTAGGGCTCGGCGATCTTGTCGACGGTGATCTCGGCGCGGCAGGTCGCGCCCCGGGCGACCGAGCTGAGCACGCCCGCGAGCTCCTGCCACCCGGTCTGGAAGTAGTCGGCGTTCCTCGCCGACGTCGTGTGCGGCGTCGGGCCGGAGATCGCCCGCAGGTTGTCGGACTCCCCGCTCACACCTTCCCCGACCCCGACGGCCAGGACCCGGGTGCCCTTCGCCTTGAGCGCGTTGGCGGAGGCGATCGCCTGCTCGGTCTCGACGAACCGGGTCGAGCTGCCGGACCCCTCTGCATCGGGGCCGAAGAAGGTCGACAGGCCGTCGGTGACGACGATCGCGACGTCGTAGGTGTCGGCGCTGGTGGCGACCTGGTAGATGCCGCGGTCCCAGTTGGTGCCGCCCCCGGCCTCGTAGGCGTTGATCCGCGAGCGGATGGTCTGCAGGTTGCGGTCGACGTCGGTGAGCGGGTAGTTCGTCCCCGTGGCGTCGGCCGACCTGGGGGCGTGCGTGGCGAAGGTGTAGAGCGCGAGCCGGGACCCGGTGCCCTCCAGGGACTCGGCGAAGGCGATGGCCGAGGCCTTGAGGTCGTCCAGGGCGCCCGCGTTCCCGACGGAGCCCGACAGGTCGAGGACGAGCGCGACGTCGAGGCCGGCGCTGCAGGTCTGGGGCAGTGCGGGGTTGACCCGCGAGTTCTGCCAGAGTCCGCCGGAGTCCTCCGCGTGCCCGAAGATGGACCACGCCGAGCCCATGAAGTACGGGTTACCCGAGACGTAGGTCTCGCCGGCGTGCAGCTCCGGGGTCATGAAGCGGTACTGCGTCGGGCCGTGGTCGTCGGCGGTGCCCGTCACCAGGGACGGGTTGGAGTACCAGCCCGCGGGCGCGCCCGCCTGAACCACCCAGAAGTGGCGTTCGTAGTTGGCTCCGCGGAACTGCGTGTCGGGGACGACGAAGGTGCAGTCGCCCTGGGCGTCGGAGGTGCACGTCGCCCAGTCCTCGGTGCGCGGCGTCGTCGGGCCGGTGAAGGAGTTCCCGTCCCACAGGTTCAGGGTCACGCCGGCGAGCGGGCCGACCGTCGTGCCGCCCGTCCTGTCACCGCCGACCCTGACGTTGATGACCGACGACTCCTCAGAGGGACTGGGGACGGCGAGGGGCGCTGCCGCGTCGGGCGCCGGCGTGGCGGCGGCCCGCCCGGCGGCGGCCGCCGGCTCGGCCGGCTGCTGCGGCGCGGGGTCCTCCGCCGGCTGCTGCGGCGCGGGGTCCTCCGCCGGCTGCTGCGGCGCGGGTGCGGTCGGCTGCGCCGGCGCGACGTCGTCGGCCGGCTGCTCCGCCGCGGGGTCGGCCTGCCCGTCCGTCCCCGTCACTACGGCTGCGACCGGCACCTGCTCCGGCTCCCCGGCCGCGACGGCGGGCTCCGGTGCGGGTGCGACAGCGACGAGCGACACGCTGACGAGCGTGGTCACGGCGACGAGCGCGGTGCGCCGCCTCCCGGCGGCGCGGGCATGCCGCGGCCTCGCGTGCCTCTGCCCCATGGTGCTCACGGTGTCTCCTTGATCCGATGGGCGGCCCGATCGCCGTCCCGGATCCAGCAGACACCAGTCGCCGTCACGCACGCCGGGACGCGACACCGAATGGAGTGGAGGAGGCCGGCGCACTGGTAGGTGCCCGGCCGAGCCGTGAGTACCGGTACTCAGCCGACGTGCTGGAGCGCCGTTCGCAGCTCCTCCCGGGAGCCGATCGCCAGCTTCCGGAAGATCCGGTAGACGTGGTTCTCGACGGTGCGCTCGGTGATCGACAACCGTCGTGCGATCTCCCTGTTGCTCTCCCCCGCGGCGGCGAGCCGGGCGACCTCGCGCTCGCGCTCGGTCAGCTGGGCGCCCGGCTCGAGGTTCCTGAGCGCGCGGGAGAGCTCCTCGCCCTCCGCCAGGACGACCTCGCGCAGGCGGGCGAGCTCCACCGACGCCTGCCGGTAGTGCCCGGTCTCGAGCAGGAGCCGGACCGCGCTCTGCCACGATCGCGCCGCCGGTAGCACCGCCCGGCAGCCGAGCAGCTCGTCCGCGGCGGCGAGCAGCTCCTCCACCGAGCCCTCCCCCAGCGCCGAGACGTAGCCGTGCAGGCCGTGGAGCAGCGGGCCCTGCACCCCCTGGATGCGCGCCGCCAGGTCGCGGGCGCGGTCCCGGTCGGGGTGGTCGCCGAGCAGCCACGCCCCGTCGCACAGCGCGGCGAGCACGTGCCCGTCGTCGGCGAGGCGGACGATCCCGTCCCACGCCCAGGCGAGCTCGTCCACCGACATGCCGTCGGCGACGTCCACGGCCGCCGCCGCCACTGCCGGGCGGCACGCGGGCGCGTAGGCGGCGAGCACCCCGGTGGCTTGCGCCTGCCGGGTCATCGAGCGGGCCGACAGGAGGTTCCCGTCGGCGAGCGCGAGCACGGCTCCGACGGTGAGCAGGCCGGCGTGGCTCTGCGGACGCAGCGGGCTCGCGGCGTTGATCGCGAAGACGGCCGAGAGGTGGTCGCGCAGGGTGGTCAGCCGGCCCTGGAGGTAGAGGCCGAGCGCGGCGACGTAGCCGGAGAACTCGATGCGGAGCTCGTCGAGTGCGCCCTGGGCCTCCTCGAGGAGTCGCAGGGCGCTGTTGGTCGCCGTGTCGATCTGCCCCGCGCAGAGCGTGGCGAGCGGCATGAGCGCGGCGTAGTCCGGGACCGGAGAGGAGACGTGCACCGTGGCCATGAGGTCCATGGCCTCGACGGCTCGCCCTTCGGCGAGGAGCCGCTCCCCCGCGACGAGCCGCGCGACGTCCCCGACGTAGGCGGCCATCGACTCCTCCTCGAGGCCGGGAGCGGGCGCGAGGGGCACGGCCCCACCGGGGAGCGGAGGACCGCCCAGGGTGAGTCGGATGTGGTCGGACACCGCGACGAAGAGCTCGGCGTCCTGCGGCCGGGCACTGCGCGCGGAGGCCAGGAGGATCTGCGCGGCCTCGAGGTCGCCCGCCGCGGAGGCGCGGTAGGTCGCCTCCCACGCGACGAGGAGGCCCGCGGAGGGCGAGGAGCTGACGAGCGTCTCGGAGTGAGCCGCTGCGAGTACCGCCTCCACCTGGTCGTGCGGCGCGCCGCGCACGACGAGCGCGTCGAGGTAGTCCACCACCGCGCGCACCGACGGCGTCCGCTCCCAGGCGTCGCGGCAGGCGAGCACCCGTGTCGTCGCGTGGTCGCGCAGCACGCGGCCGAGGACCGAGGCGGACTCCGGCGAGCTCGACCAGCGCCGGGGTGGTGCGAGCGTGGTGGGCTGCTGCCCCTCGGCGGGTGGCCGGCCGAGGGCCGCGCTGACGATCTCGACGGCGCGCATCCCGCGGGCACCGTGGCCGGTCTGGCGCAGGTGCTCACCGAGCAGCGGCGGGTAGAGGACGACGACGGTCCGTCCCTCCTCCTCCACGAAGCGCAGCAGGCCGTGGTCGTCGAGCCGCACGAGGGTGTCCCAGGACAGGACCTCCTGGGCGGTCTCGACGTCGGTGGGGCCGAGGGCGGCGAGGACCCGCAGCGGGACGACGCCCTCGTCCCCGAGGTCGCGCAGGAGCCGCTCGACGCTGGTCTTGAGGGCGGGGGTCCACAGGTCCCGGCGGGCGGTCCACCGGCCCCCCTCGAGCACGAGGTGCCCGGCCCGGCGCGCCTCGGTGACGATCGAGCGGGCGAAGCC
Above is a genomic segment from Georgenia wutianyii containing:
- a CDS encoding vWA domain-containing protein, producing the protein MGQRHARPRHARAAGRRRTALVAVTTLVSVSLVAVAPAPEPAVAAGEPEQVPVAAVVTGTDGQADPAAEQPADDVAPAQPTAPAPQQPAEDPAPQQPAEDPAPQQPAEPAAAAGRAAATPAPDAAAPLAVPSPSEESSVINVRVGGDRTGGTTVGPLAGVTLNLWDGNSFTGPTTPRTEDWATCTSDAQGDCTFVVPDTQFRGANYERHFWVVQAGAPAGWYSNPSLVTGTADDHGPTQYRFMTPELHAGETYVSGNPYFMGSAWSIFGHAEDSGGLWQNSRVNPALPQTCSAGLDVALVLDLSGSVGNAGALDDLKASAIAFAESLEGTGSRLALYTFATHAPRSADATGTNYPLTDVDRNLQTIRSRINAYEAGGGTNWDRGIYQVATSADTYDVAIVVTDGLSTFFGPDAEGSGSSTRFVETEQAIASANALKAKGTRVLAVGVGEGVSGESDNLRAISGPTPHTTSARNADYFQTGWQELAGVLSSVARGATCRAEITVDKIAEPYAGTAGPGAGWTFDASTQGGAAVAPVRGEVTGTAGTVEYIVSFDRPDAAASTVRLEELISQDQRADGWSLTGLACTANGVPLTTVRVGDGTSVPAAVGDDIACTFTNKQRLVPGIEIVKQAWDTPAADGLDGAEELPAGATVSEGTRLTWTYTVRNTGRTALEGIRVSDDQGVTVTCPRQRLGVGEHMVCTGSGPVSARP
- a CDS encoding helix-turn-helix transcriptional regulator; amino-acid sequence: MVSDGARSGLVRTARDAVLEGTCVWLIGLPGAGRSYTLDRVGDALRSRDWDVVVLREHGLADGARPLQSLVLSGLAPGATSLNSAVEALEQRFADERSVLLVDGAHAVDEVSAAVIGAVLGRRQVPIVAGAPPPWPDAARSEELLDGRQATTLWLPALPFEEIYELAQSLLRGEVEAGVAGRVYSLSGGMPGFARSIVTEARRAGHLVLEGGRWTARRDLWTPALKTSVERLLRDLGDEGVVPLRVLAALGPTDVETAQEVLSWDTLVRLDDHGLLRFVEEEGRTVVVLYPPLLGEHLRQTGHGARGMRAVEIVSAALGRPPAEGQQPTTLAPPRRWSSSPESASVLGRVLRDHATTRVLACRDAWERTPSVRAVVDYLDALVVRGAPHDQVEAVLAAAHSETLVSSSPSAGLLVAWEATYRASAAGDLEAAQILLASARSARPQDAELFVAVSDHIRLTLGGPPLPGGAVPLAPAPGLEEESMAAYVGDVARLVAGERLLAEGRAVEAMDLMATVHVSSPVPDYAALMPLATLCAGQIDTATNSALRLLEEAQGALDELRIEFSGYVAALGLYLQGRLTTLRDHLSAVFAINAASPLRPQSHAGLLTVGAVLALADGNLLSARSMTRQAQATGVLAAYAPACRPAVAAAAVDVADGMSVDELAWAWDGIVRLADDGHVLAALCDGAWLLGDHPDRDRARDLAARIQGVQGPLLHGLHGYVSALGEGSVEELLAAADELLGCRAVLPAARSWQSAVRLLLETGHYRQASVELARLREVVLAEGEELSRALRNLEPGAQLTEREREVARLAAAGESNREIARRLSITERTVENHVYRIFRKLAIGSREELRTALQHVG